The Amblyomma americanum isolate KBUSLIRL-KWMA chromosome 3, ASM5285725v1, whole genome shotgun sequence genome window below encodes:
- the LOC144123296 gene encoding uncharacterized protein LOC144123296: MNEGGSLQMFARTLGRYHRERLRQISKKTRPLSPGFAFNTDSRYSEAEQAVYVPVGLVNSSWIADSSLLAFHASRTAVRLYKGLLPVAYEQWDSNEDAESQWLLDAVSRRRLDSLLDCLERDFAALPRSLQPTFPGLVRDASEVRYPMLAQTAALALAFAAFKELLNADHNRQSDFRLQSLSAVSSEQLFFLYYALDNCERSDGQYQARQFRAWRRLAPEHRVNLPLRHLPQFARAFRCGVSDGSSSADVDDQPMAAPEKSRCDVVRWNMSLVHSSRRRYGQRSRAVPLFDHARLAGAEVNVPDSNVPTLVGSGEILERPEFPPPYW, translated from the exons ATGAACGAGGGTGGTTCGTTGCAAATGTTTGCTCGTACCCTAGGAAGGTATCACCGAGAACGGCTGCGCCAAATTAGCAAAAAGACAAGGCCTCTCAGTCCAGGTTTTGCCTTCAATACGGATAGCAG GTACAGCGAGGCAGAACAGGCTGTGTACGTTCCGGTAGGCCTAGTGAACAGTTCGTGGATAGCCGACAGCTCTCTGCTCGCCTTCCACGCTTCTCGCACGGCGGTGAGGCTCTACAAAGGGCTTCTTCCCGTAGCGTACGAGCAGTGGGACAGCAACGAGGATGCGGAATCGCAGTGGCTGTTGGACGCTGTCTCGCGTCGCCGCCTGGACAGCCTGCTTGACTGCCTGGAGAGAGACTTCGCTGCCCTTCCGCGCTCACTGCAGCCTACTTTCCCCGGACTGGTACGAGACGCTTCTGAGGTCCGCTATCCTATGCTGGCACAGACTGCTGCCCTGGCACTCGCCTTCGCCGCTTTCAAG GAGCTGCTGAATGCTGACCATAACCGGCAGTCGGACTTCAGGCTGCAGTCTCTCAGCGCCGTTTCTTCCGAGCAGCTCTTTTTTCTTTACTACGCGCTGGACAATTGCGAGCGCAGCGACGGGCAATACCAGGCGCGCCAGTTCCGGGCCTGGCGTCGCCTGGCCCCTGAGCACCGCGTCAACTTACCGCTGCGCCACCTACCTCAGTTCGCGCGCGCTTTCCGATGCGGCGTCTCCGACGGCTCATCGTCGGCGGATGTGGACGACCAACCTATGGCGGCGCCCGAGAAGTCGCGTTGCGACGTGGTTCGTTGGAACATGAGCCTGGTGCATAGCTCACGACGCCGGTACGGGCAACGCAGCCGCGCCGTACCACTCTTCGATCATGCTAGGCTCGCTGGGGCGGAAGTCAACGTCCCGGACAGCAACGTACCTACGCTTGTCGGCTCTGGGGAAATCTTGGAGCGTCCAGAATTCCCGCCGCCTTATTGGTAG